In Fusarium oxysporum f. sp. lycopersici 4287 chromosome 2, whole genome shotgun sequence, a genomic segment contains:
- a CDS encoding tyrosyl-DNA phosphodiesterase 1 (At least one base has a quality score < 10) — protein sequence MTIASQTPSRLISSFSTSPCWGIVSRNYPQINLTPICQGLLPAATSTGSFSRPTQTTTMNRPVKRQRMEEPDAQTPESLQRSISPPKKRDRKSTVVKSPWQLTWIRDLPEGDNQDAVTLKDLLSDPLISECWEFNFLHDIPFLMNSFDPDTRHLVKVHLVHGFWKREDANRIALENAASEFDNIKTHIAPMPEMFGTHHSKMMILFRHDDTAQVIIHTANMIPKDWTNMSNGVWKSPLLPKLSGAQNFQASPEDHPVGSGQRFKIDLLNYLKAYDRRKIICKPLTDKLTHYDFASIKAALVASVPGKHDARDMSETSWGWAALKRCLQHVPCQDHGDSDIVVQVSSIATLGAKDDWLQKTLFEPLTRSKNPGLGRPRFKVVFPTADEIRRSLDGYASGGSIHTKIQSSQQAKQLEYLRPIFHHWANDSPRGAKLPEDTPLRDSGRKRAAPHIKTYIRSNKSSIDWGLLTSANISKQAWGEAARPTGEMRIASWEIGVLVWPELIEQDSIMVGTFKTDMPENTPSTGEKDGCKSIVGLRMPYNTPLQRYASEEIPWVASMSHPEPDWAGQTWI from the exons ATGACGATTGCTTCGCAAACACCTTCTCGACTGatctcgagcttctcaactAGCCCTTGCTGGGGCATTGTATCAAGAAACTACCCGCAAATCAATCTCACGCCCATATGTCAGGGTCTTCTtccagcagcaacatcgACAGGTTCGTTCAGCAGACCTACACAAACTACCACAATGAATCGTCCGGTCAAACGCCAGCGAATGGAGGAGCCTGATGCCCAAACACCAGAGTCACTGCAGCGTTCTATAAGCCCCCCTAAAAAGAGGGACAGAAAATCAACTGTTGTGAAGTCCCCGTGGCAATTGACTTGGATCCGTGATCTCCCAGAGGGTGACAACCAAGATGCCGTGACTCTTAAGGACCTCCTCAGCGATCCTCTCATTTCAGAGTGTTGGGAGTTCAATTTCCTACACGATATCCCGTTTCTCATGAACTCCTTTGACCCCGACACACGCCACCTCGTCAAGGTGCACCTAGTGCACGGCTTCTGGAAGCGTGAAGATGCGAATAGGATAGCGTTGGAG AACGCAGCTTCTGAATTTGACAACATCAAAACCCATATTGCACCAATGCCAGAAATGTTCGGGACACACCATTCCAAAATGATGATTCTGTTCAGACATGATGACACTGCTCAAGTCATCATCCATACTGCTAACATGATCCCCAAGGACTGGACCAACATGTCCAACGGCGTCTGGAAATCACCTTTACTCCCTAAACTATCAGGTGCACAGAACTTTCAAGCTTCACCAGAAGATCATCCTGTTGGAAGCGGACAACGCTTCAAAATCGATCTTCTCAACTACTTGAAGGCCTATGACAGGCGTAAGATCATCTGCAAACCACTAACCGATAAGCTTACACATTATGACTTCGCAAGTATCAAAGCTGCACTAGTTGCGAGTGTACCGGGAAAGCACGACGCCCGGGATATGTCGGAAACTTCCTGGGGCTGGGCGGCTCTGAAAAGGTGTCTGCAACATGTACCATGCCAAGATCACGGTGACTCAGATATTGTTGTACAAGTTTCTTCTATTGCTACTCTGGGTGCAAAGGATGATTGGCTACAAAAGACTCTTTTTGAGCCTTTGACTCGTTCTAAAAACCCAGGCCTTGGCCGGCCCAGGTTTAAGGTTGTCTTTCCTACAGCTGATGAGATCCGGCGATCCTTAGACGGATATGCGTCAGGGGGTTCCATACATACCAAGATCCAGTCATCACAGCAGGCAAAACAATTGGAGTACCTTCGCCCAATTTTCCATCATTGGGCCAATGACTCACCCCGTGGTGCTA AACTTCCCGAAGACACCCCTTTGCGAGATAGTGGCCGCAAAAGGGCAGCACCGCATATCAAGACGTACATTCGGTCAAACAAATCGTCTATAGACTGGGGTCTTTTGACGTCAGCTAATATTTCAAAACAAGCTTGGGGCGAAGCAGCCAGACCAACAGGCGAAATGCGTATTGCATCATGGGAGATTGGTGTCTTGGTATGGCCAGAATTGATAGAACAAGACTCAATCATGGTAGGCACTTTCAAGACCGACATGCCGGAAAATACACCAAGTACAGGCGAAAAGGATGGATGCAAATCGATAGTTGGGTTGCGAATGCCGTACAACACTCCACTACAACGTTACGCAAGCGAGGAGATACCATGGGTTGCGTCAATGTCCCATCCAGAGCCTGACTGGGCGGGTCAGACTTGGATTTAA
- a CDS encoding hypothetical protein (At least one base has a quality score < 10), which translates to MQRVSSFLPSCDKRSSGGSRAGLFGWSSNRSSTSISVANSNALSRLNTAAANASGRVQREAFWPATLDLECEKAARILKSFCTDGYLVPLEEEEDAQSTTSEPRSPKRVTKKIPKRIIQNAAGIAIFTCMRSGLYMTGSGGSGILIARKSDGTWSPPSGIMLHTPTLSFIIGVDVYDCVLVINNLAALESITKPRVTLGEDVGLTSGPLVSLDSDESHIKWKDLGNTVLTYLKARGQNQVVNLNGCILAERGNENERFYANQVTQMDILAGNVSRQVEEVGPLSEVIKMAEGRTDYDASVISKIAAECAPGDAMIATPKSSTPASPRTAFGIPNVDDPDPFGVLALEMAGLEIREAGSRLRPTSSQFDFNPAPTSPAFSKFNRQSIDTFVSRSNRNSYMSSRTVKSQMTDAGTQTDVGTTPETTPSPGQSEDGFDRSTRTQIPETFERSHTPLSATSHSSTTAVEQDTLKVEPRDDTDKASSNYDSDKDDKSSRKTDNEGDSESEVEEDEEEEPVVFEVAAVQPARTQAVASRMIHAKGNMVTIGKRIPPPLPMRSPARTSRSSKSEIGDVSNLRSPLRKEAFSEEDLASEDEQTKSDSSPYLKPQEFKVEKVRVEAKKADEPKPEEPKIDEPKVEAPKTVENKAQDDTFSESEVEFFPAEEAKTDIAKTEEPQAKQPNTEPTKIEEPEEEDATEFKVETKDAQTSPTLPQTERPESPVTPEKKHTSSIYTGVTDDRWSVDGSTLTTPTSDRPFSVIDDVTEDVTPRKPSKEAESTKEAEPTELNEKHEDLKKITPNETTPNTITVV; encoded by the exons ATGCAGCGAgtttcttcctttctcccCTCGTGCGACAAGAGGTCGTCGGGAGGTTCTAGAGCTGGCCTCTTTGGCTGGTCCTCCAACCGTTCCAGCACCTCGATATCCGTCGCAAACTCCAATGCATTGTCCAGGTTAAATACTGCGGCCGCTAATGCCAGTGGCCGAGTACAACGGGAGGCTTTCTGGCCTGCGACTCTGGATCTCGAATGCGAAAAGGCTGCCCGCATCCTCAAGTCATTCTGCA CGGATGGATATCTCGTGCcattggaagaagaagaagacgcaCAATCGACGACAAGCGAACCACGCTCTCCAAAACGAGTCACCAAGAAAATCCCTAAGCGCATCATCCAGAATGCAGCCGGAATCGCCATCTTTACGTGCATGCGCAGCGGTCTGTACATGACAGGCTCCGGCGGCTCCGGTATTCTCATAGCACGAAAGTCAGACGGTACCTGGTCACCCCCATCAGGAATCATGTTACATACGCCCACCCTCAGCTTTATTATTGGCGTCGATGTTTACGATTGCGTTCTCGTTATTAACAACCTTGCCGCCCTCGAATCAATCACAAAGCCTCGTGTCACCCTAGGCGAAGACGTCGGGCTAACTAGTGGCCCCCTGGTATCACTTGACTCAGATGAGTCGCACATTAAATGGAAGGACCTAGGAAATACCGTTTTGACATACCTGAAAGCGCGGGGTCAAAACCAGGTCGTCAACTTGAATGGGTGTATCCTGGCCGAGCGAGGGAACGAGAATGAGCGATTCTATGCCAACCAAGTAACACAGATGGACATTCTGGCTGGTAACGTCTCTCGCCAAGTAGAGGAGGTTGGGCCGCTCTCAGAGGTAATCAAGATGGCAGAAGGTAGGACAGACTACGATGCCTCTGTGATAAGCAAAATCGCTGCGGAATGTGCGCCAGGAGACGCCATGATCGCGACACCCAAATCTTCAACACCCGCCTCGCCTCGAACTGCTTTTGGAATTCCCAATGTCGATGATCCCGATCCCTTTGGTGTGTTGGCCCTCGAGATGGCTGGTTTGGAAATCCGAGAGGCAGGATCAAGACTGCGACCTACCAGCAGCCAATTTGACTTCAACCCAGCGCCTACAAGCCCAGCATTCTCAAAGTTCAACAGGCAAAGTATAGATACCTTTGTCTCGAGGAGTAATCGAAACAGTTACATGTCCTCAAGAACGGTGAAGAGTCAAATGACGGATGCTGGAACACAGACCGATGTTGGCACAACACCCGAGACAACGCCCAGCCCAGGTCAAAGCGAAGATGGTTTTGACAGGTCTACCCGCACGCAAATTCCCGAG ACATTTGAGCGGAGCCATACTCCTCTCAGTGCGACCAGCCACAGCAGCACAACAGCTGTGGAACAAGACACCCTCAAAGTCGAGCCCAGGGATGACACTGACAAGGCCTCGAGCAACTATGACAGCGACAAGGACGACAAGAGCAGCCGAAAGACCGACAATGAGGGTGACTCTGAAAGCGAggtggaggaagatgaggaggaggaaccCGTGGTGTTCGAGGTGGCTGCTGTCCAGCCGGCAAGAACCCAGGCTGTTGCATCCCGTATGATTCACGCCAAGGGTAATATGGTTACCATCGGCAAGAGAATTCCTCCCCCACTGCCCATGAGGAGCCCTGCTAGGACCTCGCGATCCAGTAAGAGCGAGATCGGCGATGTTTCAAACCTCCGAAGCCCTTTACGAAAGGAGGCTTTCAGCGAGGAAGATCTTGCATCTGAGGATGAGCAGACCAAGTCTGACTCTTCACCTTATCTCAAGCCCCAGGAgttcaaggttgagaaggtcagggttgaggccaagaaggctgacGAGCCCAAGCCTGAGGAGCCTAAGATTGATGAGCCTAAGGTCGAAGCGCCCAAGACTGTCGAGAACAAGGCCCAAGATGACACGTTTTCCGAATCTGAGGTCGAGTTCTTCCCAGCCGAAGAGGCGAAGACGGACATTGCCAAGACCGAGGAGCCTCAAGCAAAGCAGCCTAATACTGAGCCCACCAAGATTGAGGAgccagaggaggaggatgcAACTGAATTCAAGGTTGAGACCAAGGATGCCCAGACATCACCTACACTTCCCCAGACTGAGCGGCCCGAAAGCCCCGTGACACCCGAGAAGAAGCACACATCATCTATCTACACTGGAGTTACTGATGACCGATGGAGTGTCGATGGATCAACACTTACAACACCTACATCTGACCGACCTTTCTCAGTCATTGACGACGTGACTGAAGATGTGACACCACGGAAACCATCAAAAGAGGCTGAATCAACGAAAGAGGCTGAGCCAACAGAGCTGAACGAAAAGCATGAAGACTTGAAGAAGATTACACCGAACGAGACAACCCCCAACACGATCACGGTTGTATAA